tgaaataactttattttggGGGGTTTACTTCGCTGACAGACCCCCCCCCTTAGCGCAgggctcccctccccttcctcccttccccctccgccGCCAGTACAAATCCGacccccctcttcctcctcgtttctccttctctctttctctcgccGTCGCCGCTGTACCCGCGTCCTTCCAGTCAGCCGCCGCCCGGGGCGCCGAGCCAGACTATGGGTCCCAGGTGGGGGCTGAGCGGCGGCAGCAGCGCGGGCGGCCCGGTCACAGTGCGCACTGCAGCGGGGATGGAGGGGCTCAGTTGGCTGGTGGTTTTCTCTTGACATGGCTCCTGCCCGTGCTGCGAGCagcgcccccgccgccgcctcctcttCCGCCGCCGCCACCGCTCCGCCCGCGGGCTGCGGCTAGAGGGCCCGAACCCCACCCGAGAGTCGGTCAGTGAGTCCCGGTCTCCGCGGGGACAGGGAGGGGACTTCCCCgtcacccacccccgccccagctgCCTCGAGTCCACCCTCTACCCCTTTGGGAAACCAACTAACGACCCCGCCCTAAGCAATTCAAACTCGGGAAACATGGTCTGTTCAACGTGAGAGCGGAATCTgggaacttaatttttttttcttggggggggggtggggtggacatactttaaaaaataatattaacgcaactattttcttttcttcccactgATCCTTCCCATTTACCCTCTCCCGCCTCCTCTACCCGGGCGGGGATTGTTTCCACGATGAAATGAGTGAAAACCCGAGTGATCCAGTGTCTCCCGTGGTGCGAGTGAGTCGCTGCCGCTGAAGGcaaagggtgggggtgggacctGGGGGGTGGAAGGCCGGTGGTCCCCAGGCACTGCCTGGGATTTGGGAGAAGAGCCCGCCACCTTTGCCTCAGCAATGCTCACAAGAAGATAAGTCGCACTCCCCACGGTCTTGCAAGGGGGCAGATTCATAGGGAAGGCTCCCTTGGGGAATGTAGGACTCATTGCAGGACTTGGGGTGTTGGGATCCCGGGCATTAATCAGGTCTAACCACAGAGCCGGAGTCATTACTGTATTCTGTACCCCCTTTCCCTGTGCCATCATGATTCTCCTTGGCAGCAGCATTAGCAGCCGCCTGAGGGTGAAAATGTGGGTGATGGGGAAGTTGGTAATGACTCCGCTGTTTTTTCTTATGGCTCCTTTGGGCAACAGCTGCCCGCCCCCGGTATACACTGTAGTTGAttgcagggaagccctgtacctctccccttccttctcaaCCGATTTTGCACTTTTCTCTTTGCTCACCACCAAGTGTAATCAATAACACGCACTGACAATATATAGCAATAGTGAAATCTGAAATAACTAAGAATTAATTAGGTACTACAGCCATGGATCTGGCTGGGTAAAATCCAATTGGGTATTTCAGTTTCATTCACCTACCCTGTTTTGGGGGGTTATTTTGGTggcttctttttcccctttccttttttttttttttttttgatattcagaaaGCAAGGATCACAGTCCCCCTCCCCATTCCTTTTCATTATCCCTTCtctgaaaagagggaaaaaaatccggATGGATTTTGAGGATTGGACTGATGTCAGCTGTGTTTTATTGCACACCTAAATCCTATTAATAGGTTTTTCAGTTCCCCCACCTTTATTTTGGCAGTTAAGCCAAATGTGTTTTCCAAAAAGTTAgttcaagtattttctcctctttctttccttccttcccttcctttttcccaTCTGACCCCAAACGTTATTGTCCAAACATGACTGGACAGCAGCTTTTGTTTCTTGACCCTGTAATATGACAGTCTGCTAATATTGCCAGAAGGTGCAGTTTTTGGGTTACAGCCTTGATTTTAGCTATTCAATCATattagcaggaaaaaaatgacttGTTTCTGTTGTACTTGAGTCTTAAGAAAAAGTGCCCATAGTTTAGTGACAATTTCCAAAGGCTTTAGTACCACCTGTATTTCAAAATGGGGGACCCAAACTCCCGGAAGAAACAAGCTCTGAACAGACTACGTGCTcagcttagaaagaaaaaagaatctctaGCTGACCAGTTTGACTTCAAGATGTATATTGCCTTTGTATTCAAGGAGAAGGTAATTTAAAGTTCTTAATGTGAATTAGCACAAGTGGTTTTTGTAAGTGTATATTAGGTTAAAGAGTCTACATTTGTGTGCTTTAACTTTGACCCTTGTGGGTGATTATCTCAATCAAAGGAGTTGCCGTATAACTATGAATGGAAGGCTTGAGTGCTCTTGGTTTGGTATTACTTAATTCTAAAGCTTCTTAGGATCCACTTTTAGTTAACATGGGGTGGGTAGCATTTGTAAAACTCATTTATGTTTTACAATGAATTTCATTTATGTGGAGTTACATAAAGAACTTGATAACTGAATTTAAAGATTGTTTAAAGTATACAGAATGTTTGAAAGTAGTAAATTAGAATCAAAATGTTTATATGCTGAAAGCGATCTGGTTCATCAACTCGTTACCTTTTCTCATGGTACATTTAACGAAATAGAATGCACTTTAATTCTTAGAGCAATTGATTACTGTAAAGGTTTAATTTGTGTTTAGAAGTGCAGTTGATTAAAATTCAGAATGaccaaaagtttaaatttttttgtcttaatCAGAATTAATTCACAGTTAAATAGCAAATAATAAGTTGTGAGGAGAACATGataaaagcagtatttttttgcAACTTAAAATAATGGACACTTTCTTAGATAATCGATCTCTCTTTGACATGAGGTCAGGTTACGAATATTAAGGAAATACTACTTTGATTTTGTGCTTAAATTATGAGCTAATTTTGTATCAGAAACATCATCTTAGCGTGGTATCCCTTTAATTTTCCCACGTTTTTACCCCACTATTGAAGATACTAGTATTCAATATTTAAGAATGCTCTTAGCTGCTAGAGTCTAGCATTTTAAAGTGGTTTCAAAAGTGGTTTGTTTTGAAATGATATCAcggatttacttcttttttttttctttgttaattgcAGCATTGATAAGATGAGATTTTAGTTGAAGCCATTATAATGTAGGTTCActagaaataaatacaagataTAAGTAGTGAGACTAGATATTTGAATTTAATCTGTGAGATGCCCCAGATTATACCATCTAGCTCTTCTAACACCTATGAAAACCTGCTTTTATTCTTTGAATGGACAGTATCCAGGCAGTTGTCTGAGGAGTTGATAAATTTTATAACCTAAGTTGATGATGAGCCCTTGATCTTAACTACGTTTGAAGATttggcagactttttttttcttgaatgttgACGCTTGTAGTTACGTAATATCCAGAAGGAGTAATGGAAATTGACCCTTTTAAGGAGTGAAGCAGTTAATTGGTCTGAAGAGCTTTGATTTTAAACTGCTGAGATTTTAATTTGGCTGTCTATAGGACCAGTTAAGTGAATTTACATCAAGAGTaaatcactgttttgtttttttaaccttagGGGTATCTGGTGTTTGTTTCTCACAGCATTTAAGAAATATTGTCTAAAATAAGTACTTGCTATGGTTACCATAATGCTATAAAACCATGCAGTTAAAACATTCTGATAATAGCCTGTTTGTGTGTGGTAGAGGAGTAAGGGGGTTGGGAGAAGAACAGAAGGATCTACCTATTTGGAAATCTGTGTTTTCAGTACAAAAATTACATCAGTTAAGAATTTTGCTGGGTTAGAATAAAGGTACATGACATTGTAATATGAACTCTGGGTGTTAAGACAGTGTGCTCCCTGTGGGTtaatacacctttttttttttcttttagaagaaaaaatcagCACTCTTTGAAGTGTCTGAGGTTATACCAGTCATGACaaataattatgaagaaaatatcCTGAAAGGTGTGCGAGATTCCAGCTATTCCTTGGAAAGTTCCATAGAGCTTTTACAGAAGGATGTGGTACAGCTCCATGCTCCTCGATACCAGTCTATGAGAAGGgtaaattctgtttttctcttggttttggtAGGTTTTTGTGAGTTAAACTTGGGTTTTTCTTCCTCCTAAGAATGGGTAGTTAATTATGGtcataaatctctttaaaagtgGAATTTAAATAAAGCATGGATAACTTTCTTATGTGTTATTATGTTGGTAATTGTATACATTGTTGCTGTGGTTCGTGGTTTATATTACTGTTCATTGGGATTTCCTTTTTCAGGGGAGAACATCATGCCCCTTGTAAGTAAGGAATTTTGCTAAACTTCGGCAGCTCATTGAAAGAAAGTTAGTCTGGGCAAACTTGAACAAGAGGTCCCCAGGATTAGTGGGCTTGTTGGGGAGGCTGGAGATAACCATACACTGGTCTGGAAGAGGTTAGTTGTCCTCAATAATCAGCATACAACAAAAATAGCATTTCACCTGTGATTAGAAGGTAGTGATTCATATTAGAAGTTCTGATTTTGAAGAGTGGAAATAATGGTACAaggactttaaaagaaaagacaaaattagagCTGCGGTTGGAGTTTTCACTATGCACTGAGTTAAGATCTTGATGTGGAAAACATTGGACTGAGTGATTATATGTGGACTCTATAAGATAAAAGTTAGAATTAGGTCATGAGCTGTTCAAATTGTATACAAACCTCATAAAAGACATAAAGTGATAcatggttgacccttgaacaacacagagtTGCACCAACTGCCAGGATCCACTTATAAgcagattttttcaataaatacatatacaatACTACtcaatccacagttggttgaattcaCAGATGCAGGACTGTAGGTGTATGGGGGGCTGGCTATAAAGTTGTGTGCTGAAATTTCGACTCTGCTCAGTGCCCTTCATGCCCAGGCTGTTCAAGGGTCGGCTGTATAGTGGACCTTTTGCACTTGTAAAACGTTTCTGTAGTCAAACCCTGTAAGTTGTGACACTGCTTGTTCCGGCTTTGTTTCCttgaaagtaaatttttttttttttttttgcattttataggATGTAATTGGCTGTACTCAGGAGATGGATTTCATTCTTTGGCCTCGGAATGATATTGAAAAAATTGTCTGTCTCCTGTTCTCTCGGTGGAAAGAATCTGATGAGCCTTTTAGGCCTgttcaggtattttattctaaaataagtgTGGTGAACATGTAAACAAGTTGAAAACTCAGAATAGCGTCCAATTAAAGAAATTCTTTGGGAATATGCTCTCTAATAAGTTTTACTTTATGAGTCCCTCCTCGCCTTTTGACTGTTATAATGCAAGAATAGGAAGCGTTTGGATTAAAGAATCTCTTTGAGAATGAGGTGGTTCTAACTATCCAGTGTGTCCTTGAAATTATGGTCAGAGAAAATCTTTTAAGGtagacatttgtttatttatagagGAGCCCATAGATGAACTTCAGAAAATCTCTTCCCCTGTACCACACACTCTCATAAAATACTTTATACTTAACCCTGGTTGTCAAAGGAATCTAAGAAATGAATTAAACCCTTTTCTAGGAGTTGATTTGCATAAAAACTTTATAGGAGAAAAGTAAATGTAGTAGTGGTTCTTAATTAACTTTCCTTGACATCATGCTATGTTTTGACTTGTCATTTGATGTGCTTGACAATTCTAGTGCTTTATTTCAGGGCATTTACCTGGGTGttgatgattttaattttatttatagtgtgtatatatatatatatatatatatatatatatatatatatatatatatatatatatgaatggaaGGAAGTACAACAAGATCCACCAAAGTGTTAATTATGATTAGTTTTAGGTCAGATATAGctgacttttcctttttaaatatatgtatgtgtttcagTAAATTTCTATATGAGCATACTTATTTAacaatcagaaaaacaaagaatttgtTTAATTCGCTACCCTGCACTGTGGAAAGCTCCGCGAATGATAAAATGTTAACTTACGGACTGAATATAAGCAGTAGGATATAGGTAATagctttataattttagaattctACTGCAGTAAATAAGGTAACAATGTAAAAACAAATACACTTCTCTAAAGTAacttaatatacataaatatcctgaaaagctttaaataaaaataacatagttTTTTCTCAAGAtagatgagaaaaggaaaagtaaactttaactcacgcttttttttttttgactcgaAGCAGTTTAAAATCTGAATACTTCAGTCGTGAGATTTAATAGGAACCAGAgtaaagattgttttaaaatatccagtTCTACTGTATTCATAGTGCTGTGAAGTACAGAGAAGTACTAGTAAAGTagatctcttctttcctcttcatccCTTATGCTGTTGCTTTAGGTTAGCTCTTCATCACACTATTAAAACATTCATTACTTTTCTTCCGGGAATTATTTCTTACATGGTACCTATGAGAGTTTTCTTTTCAGTGTGGACCACTTCTTCCCAAATCTTTGGATATTCAAATAGGATAGAATTGAAGTGCCATAGAAATACAGACAAGGCCTTTTCCAGTCTCACTCAAATCTCTTTTCAGTGTGATACTCTACTGGCCTCTTCCATCCACCCTGATATTTGCCATATTGAAACACTTCAGGCTTTCTTTCTTGAGCAGTGTCTTGATTTTGACACTTGTGTTTGTGTAGGTTCTGTTTCCTATAACGGCATTTTCCAAATTACTTACCATTACtattttctccaaggaagattACTGTCATCTTTCAAGGCCCAATGCAAAATCACTTCCTAATATTGCACTCTTGTCTACTCTGTTAATTCTTTCTTCCCATAGCACTTTAACAGTAAGAACCCATTTTAGGTTTTTTACAAATAACCACATCTTATTCGGGGAAAGATCTGAAGCAGGTTaggttttatatttctgtgtgcTTTTCCTCTTCAGCAGTATGTAAGTCCCTTAAGGTTGAGATAgtcttattcatatttttcagTATCTGATAACATGCTTTTTGTATTCtgagttcaataaacatttgaattgTGCAGAGGTACAATTCAGTATtacattttacatacagtagtacATAGGGGATACCATAACATCTTTTGCGTTATGGTTTATGAGAAAAACTACTGGGTAGTAAAATCCTAGATAGCAGGAACTGATGTTTTTTCCATGTTAGTATTTTCTGCTGTCTTTGACATAATAGGAGAATAAAGATTGTTTGAACTGAATGGACTAATAATCATTTTTACAGTTCACTATCTAAATATCAGATTAAAGTTTCCAGGTTTCTTGAATTCCCCGTTAGCCTGGTGTTTTCACCTAGCATTTGGCCTCTTCACAGACATTTTGTGGGAGGATTGTGTTAATCTTCCTCAtgttaaaagattaaaagaatattatgacTGACTTGATAACTGTTCTTCataacaaaaaaagtttttttttaatcatctgaaaaaatacatataaaaacattttttaaaaatttgagggggggcttcctggtggcacagtggttgagagtccgcctgccgatgcaggggacacgggtttgtgccctagtccaggaagatcccacgtgccacggagcggctgggcccgtgagccacggccgctgagcctgcgcgtccggagcctgtgctctacaacaggagagaccacagcagtgagaggcccgtgtactgcaaaaaaaaaaaaaaaaaactttgagggGTTCCTGTATCCTCAGGTGCTCATCCTTGTGAGGACTGGAAGCATATTTCAGGTGTGGGCTTTACATTTCATTTACTCCTCTTAACTGATGGGTTAGAGCCCTGTTTTAAGTCTTAAAAAGTTAAGGGATTTGCACAGGTCGTATAAGTAGTGAGATGTGCAGCTGGGATTGGAATTTGGaatataaatagatttatttccaAGAACCATCTACAGTATTCCTTATATGTTATAATAGCAAGAAGGGATGTGTCATTGGGCTTAAAATACTAAGGTAGGGGTCTTGAGCTGAGTGGGTTTGAAAATCTGATTTTATGATATTTGGCTTAAAATCATTGAGTATTAGGATTTAGTCAGTTTGGTGTAGTTTTTCTTAAAGGTCAAACTATGAAGTGctatccagtagaactttctgtgatgaaggAAATCTTCTGTATCTCAAGAGACTAGTTAGAATGGAGGCCACAAGCCACATGTGACTTGATCATATTGATATGTGGCTAGTACTActaaagaactgaattttaaattgcagttaattaatataaatttaagtaGCCTCTGTTGGTTACCATACTGAACAGCACAACTCTATGCATATGAGTGCAGCTGATGTTTCAGGTGGTATATAACATGCTTGTGGTTACACATAAAcgtttatatttcttaattaggCCAAATTTGAGTTTCATCACGGTGACTATGAAAAACAGTTTCTGCACGTACTGAGCCGAAAGGACAAGACTGGAATTGTTGTCAACAATCCTAACCAGTCAGTGTTTCTCTTCATTGACAGACAGCACTTGCAGGTAAgctgttttttacttttctttttttttttttaaaccacataaGGGCTCATTTTAAAAGCTTATTGGCTATCAAACTGTTTTCTATATGTTACTTAATTCTGTTTTGCTCCTTCAACATGGCATTAATTTTGAAGttacttaaaaaccaagaaaCAGACGTCCTGACCTTAACCGAGAACAGTGGTTCCCAAAACTTTGCTGCATATTAGAACtacctggggagcttttagaAGTCATGATTCCAGCGTGCAATAATCAAAATCTTTACTTTGAATAAAATCCTCAAGTGATAACACATTATGTTTTGAGAAGCACTGGCCTAgaccttttaaataaatatctgaaaGGATGAGGCACATCTGTTTTTAAAAGGTGCACATGTGTTTTAAATAAGTACTTCCAATTTAAGTAGCAATCCAGGTATTCcaaattgatttttattctgtAAAGTGTTGTTTATTCTTACCAATCTAAGCCTAAATATCATCACTTAGAATTTATAGTAGATAATAGATACTTtgttattaacttttaaaaatggcatcatttcaatttatttagcattcattcaacaaatgagcgctaagtgccaggcactgtacagcaatgaacaagttAGAAATTCCTTTTGGGTTGACATTCCATTGTGGGAGACCTAGAAGtagataagtaaaatatatagttagATAGTGATAAGTGCTAAGAGAAAAGAGGGAATTACATAAACTGTTGGGTGTGAATTCTTAGATGGTGTCACCAGAGAAggcctcattgagaaggtgaTTTAAATTACgacttattttaaaagtacactATTAATTACATTgtagaacatttttgtttttacttaagaGGGAGTCTATGCAAGGtactagaaaaatacaaatgggaATCATACTGCTACCTTCAAGGAGCTGATAGACTACTTGGGAAGATTGTACATTTTCCACTTTGTAAAAAGTTAAGTAATTATGGTGTAGGTACAAATAAAAAAACTGGGAATTAAGaagattaggggcttccctggtggcgcagtggttgagagtctgcctgccgattcaggggacacaggttcgtgccccggtccaggaggatcccacatgccgcacagcggctgggccagtgggccatggccgctgagcctgcgcgtccggatccgcGACAGGAGGGGCCccggcggtgagaggcctgcgtaccgcaaaaaaaaaaaaaaaaaaaaaaaagaagaagattaaTTTCACTGGAAGCATCTGATAAAACTGATAAAGAACCATACAATTTAGGTGGGGTGTTTTTGGTTTGGGCCTTATTGTTtgttctcagtttcttctttacCTCAGCTTTCCTTtggtgaatacttttttttttttttttttttttttgcggtacgtgggcctctcactgttgtggcctctcccgttgcggggcacaggctccggacgcgcaggcccagcagccatggctcacaagcccagccgctctgcggcatgtgggatcttcctggaccggggcacgaacccgtgtctcctgcatcagcaggcggactcccaaccactgcgccaccagggaagcccttggtgaATACTTTTTAGttcactcttttttcctttttaattgccTGTAGTGTACTTTCATTTGAGTTACTTGTTGAGAAAACTGTATAGCAGGGTATTGACTTATATTGTGGAATCCACAACAAAGATTTTTAGTCATAGATTTAATAATAACATACACTAGTGTAGCAACTTCATTTTCACGTGAATATATATGAGGTCAATAATACTATATAGAAATGACTAGTGAATTGAAGGAGTTTCTTGGCTAAATAAGTTAACAAATCATCTCTTTTTATGTATCGAGGTCAGGTGTTAATATTTTATGAAGCAAACAGCTTGAAtccttttaatgaaaagaaaattataagctcATAAGCTAAATTTGGGTTGAAGGTAGGGTGTGACCAGTAGTCTCAGTTTGTCTGGAATGTCCTGGTTTTAATACTGGAAAGTCCCAAGTCCTAGAAACCCCTCAGTCAGTCCTGGGCACACTGGGATCACTGGTATCTGCTAGTTGTAGATGAATTTGTTCTTCAGTGCTTAGTCCCCTTCTTCCACTCAGGTTCTGTTCTCGATCTTCATAAGCTGGAGATGTGTTGCTGTATTGGCATTATATGGAAGAATCAACCTCCACTAGTTCATGAGGGAATTGATATAATAGTGGTGGCCACCACCTATAGTATACAGTTGATGCTTCAACAATTCAGGGGTTAAGGGTGCCAACCCCTGTACACTTTGCATATGACTTTTGACTCCTCATAAACTTAGTCTACTGTTGACTGGAAGCCTTACTAATAATGTAAATGGTCGATTAACACGTATTTTGTATGTTATGTGTGTTATATATTGTATTCTTAACAATAAAACTGAACAGAAGAtgttaagaaaatcataatagAAAATACACTTACAGTACTATACTGTATTTATTGATACCTaagtttatgaattttatttacaaGATGAATTGTAACtacaatattgttttatatacaaAACACTAGGTGTTATATTAGTAACATCTACTAATTATATTAGTAACGTTAGACGTCAGAAAGataatgtaaaaaagaaattcatatttatttacaggtataatGATCCATATATTGATACTGAAGAAGtgtagtatagttgctttatgaCAGCGTACTGTAATCGATACGATTGCTTCTTGGTAGCCTAGCTGTCCACTAACGAATGctaatgaatgaatcattatGAAAGTTTTATGGCATACAGTATTATAGgcatattcataatacagtattagaaacattgtaacatttttttaaa
The DNA window shown above is from Phocoena phocoena chromosome 10, mPhoPho1.1, whole genome shotgun sequence and carries:
- the C10H6orf62 gene encoding uncharacterized protein C6orf62 homolog isoform X1; this translates as MGDPNSRKKQALNRLRAQLRKKKESLADQFDFKMYIAFVFKEKKKKSALFEVSEVIPVMTNNYEENILKGVRDSSYSLESSIELLQKDVVQLHAPRYQSMRRDVIGCTQEMDFILWPRNDIEKIVCLLFSRWKESDEPFRPVQAKFEFHHGDYEKQFLHVLSRKDKTGIVVNNPNQSVFLFIDRQHLQTPKNKATIFKLCSICLYLPQEQLTHWAVGTIEDHLHPYMPE
- the C10H6orf62 gene encoding uncharacterized protein C6orf62 homolog isoform X2; amino-acid sequence: MSENPSDPVSPVVRKKKSALFEVSEVIPVMTNNYEENILKGVRDSSYSLESSIELLQKDVVQLHAPRYQSMRRDVIGCTQEMDFILWPRNDIEKIVCLLFSRWKESDEPFRPVQAKFEFHHGDYEKQFLHVLSRKDKTGIVVNNPNQSVFLFIDRQHLQTPKNKATIFKLCSICLYLPQEQLTHWAVGTIEDHLHPYMPE